Proteins from a genomic interval of Liolophura sinensis isolate JHLJ2023 chromosome 3, CUHK_Ljap_v2, whole genome shotgun sequence:
- the LOC135463301 gene encoding uncharacterized protein LOC135463301: protein MAFLDLTAFSRLLVFVAPLTVALVPVLRHDEQQEADFIKADVIFMNNLHRTNRHARDSSSDLRVVIRIHNDSLHLDLTRTFHLEDPIIVMSTEEGKLRRSQEPELRDYLLYQDVQNGASILVHHITDPDNSRTLRYLLVESSWK, encoded by the exons GTTTTCGTTGCTCCCCTGACGGTGGCACTTGTACCTGTTTTACGTCACGACGAACAACAAGAGGCAG ACTTCATCAAGGCTGATGTCATATTCATGAACAATTTACATCGGACGAATCGTCATGCACGTGACAGCTCGTCGGACCTGCGCGTGGTGATTCGTATCCATAACGACAGTCTCCACCTAGATTTGACGAGGACATTCCACCTAGAGGATCCCATCATTGTGATGTCAACGGAGGAGGGAAAGTTAAGGAGGAGCCAGGAACCAGAACTGCGG GATTATTTACTTTACCAAGATGTACAAAACGGAGCGTCTATACTGGTACATCACATAACTGACCCCGACAATTCCCGAACATTACGATATCTG TTGGTTGAATCAAGCTGGAAATGA
- the LOC135463302 gene encoding A disintegrin and metalloproteinase with thrombospondin motifs 1-like yields MLITAYDINNQRNGLAEVGTICTDLSVSAVENTFDFVGALVSAHELGHSLGARHDGEGNICNSEDGFIMAATINPGNPAIGVNPWAFSACSIQDFRRIVDKLNSLMSRENNNCLLVRNVGDAPITPPSEALGLFYSVDKQCELSFGTGFYFCRSPDVPLRGICDGMQCCHPSKNGLILFPARGTTCGNKRVSMRINQKYITEWCVGGMCLQDEAAPEVDESCPFGDQPGQVVDGQTCAQLISQFPGKCHSRDAPRLCCGSCQMYCNGTKGCEFGDRGEVCAGADFKRQQCYDNNDLCCETCDMLKDKDNAGRPFRSPVIND; encoded by the exons ATGTTGATAACAGC GTACGATATCAACAATCAGAGAAATG gACTGGCAGAAGTGGGTACTATATGCACAGACTTAAGTGTATCTGCCGTGGAAAACACGTTTGATTTTGTTGGAGCGTTGGTCAGTGCACATGAACTTGGACATAG CCTTGGAGCACGTCATGATGGCGAGGGCAATATCTGCAACAGTGAAGACGGTTTCATCATGGCTGCTACCATAAACCCAGGAAATCCAGCGATAGGTGTAAACCCCTGGGCGTTTTCCGCGTGCTCCATACAGGACTTCCGGCGAATCGTCGACAAGCTAAACAG tttaatgtCCAGAGAAAATAACAACTGCCTTCTTGTACGAAATGTTGGCGATGCTCCGATCACTCCACCTAGCGAAGCGCTCGGACTGTTTTACAGCGTGGACAAGCAGTGTGAACTCTCATTCGGAACTGGATTCTACTTCTGCCGG TCGCCAGATGTTCCATTACGTGGTATATGTGATGGAATGCAATGCTGCCACCCCTCTAAGAACGGATTGATCCTATTTCCGGCAAGGGGGACAACCTGTGGGAACAAACGAGTGAGTATGAGAATTAACCAGAAATATATCACTGAG TGGTGTGTGGGAGGTATGTGTCTGCAAGATGAAGCGGCCCCCGAAGTCGACG AGTCATGTCCCTTTGGTGATCAGCCGGGCCAAGTAGTAGACGGTCAGACCTGCGCACAGCTGATTAGCCAGTTTCCCGGGAAGTGTCATTCGAGAGATGCCCCCAGGCTATGTTGTGGGTCTTGTCAGATGTACTGCAACGGAACCAAGG GTTGTGAGTTCGGCGACAGGGGTGAAGTTTGCGCAGGTGCAGATTTTAAGAGACAGCAATGTTACGACAATAACGATTTGTGCTGCGAAACATGTGACATGCTGAAAGATAAGGACAACGCTGGTAGGCCATTCAGAAGTCCTGTAATAAATGACTAG